Below is a window of Pseudomonadota bacterium DNA.
ATCACAGGCGGCAATATATCCTTCGTTGCCACCACTACGACATCATCGGGCGCAGGTTCAGGGACATCGACGGGCACAGGTTCAGGGACAGGTTCAGGGACCGGTTCGGGGACATCGACGGGCACTACAACGGCTGGCACATCGGCTGCCGGTTCATTCGATATAGCAGCAGTTATTACACCGCCTGCGCCTGCACCCCCGCCTCCCCCGCCTCCTCCACCACCGCCTCCACCACCACCACCTCCGCCACCTCCGGAACCAAGTGATGTAAAGGCTCCAACAATGACGATTACCCAAAATCCTGCATCATCGACAAACTCAACTACGGCAAACTTTTCTTTTGAAGCCAACGAAACGGTTACGTTTGAATATAAACTTGATAGTGGTATATGGATGGCTATCGCCGGGACAGGTACACAGAAGCCGCTGGCGCTTACAAGCCTTCTTGACGGACAGCATGGTATCGACGTCAGGGCTAAAGACGCTGCCGGCAATTCCTCAACCATCTCCACATATCAGTGGACGATCGATACGGTGTCACCCACCGTCTCTCTGACATCCAAACCCGCTGCCCAGACCAATCAGAGTACGGCATCATTCGGGTTCTCATCAAGCAAAACCGCTACCTTCCAGTACAGTCTCGATGGAGGGTCATGGGTATCAATAACAGGTTCATCCCTTAGCCTATCAAGTCTGTCAGAGAGCAATCATCAGATAGATGTCAAGGCAACGGATACATTGGGGAACGTCTCCACAGCAACAAGTTACACATGGACAACCGACTATACTTCACCGGTTGCAACAATAGCATCCAACCTCGCCACGCAGAAGACTAATCAGAGCACGGTAAGTTTTACCTTTTCCTCCACCAAGACAGCCACCTTCCAGTACAGTCTCGATGGAGGGTTGTCATGGGTATCAATAACAGGGTCATCCCTTGACTTGTCTGGCTTATCCGCAGGGAACCACCAGGTAGATATAAAAGCTACAGATACGGTGGGTAATGTTTCATCTGTGGCAAATTATGCATGGCAGACGGATTATACCGCCCCTACCGTTTCGATTACACAGGTTGCTTCACCGGGAGGCACCACCACCGGGAATATGAAAGTAAACTTCACGAGCAGTAAAGAAGCCACCTATTCTTACAAAATTGACGCAGGGGCGTGGACATCAACAGACACCCCGCTGAACCTCACGGGTTTGGGAACCGGAAGTCGTACATTCTATTACAAGGCAACCGACCTTTTCGGAAATGTTTCACCTGAGAATCAACTATCCTTTACCCTGAACCGTTATTCATTCACAGGAACGGGTAACAATGTAAAAGGTGACGGCGGGGGGATTACGGGAAATGCCACACTGGAGATTGCAGGCATCAATGGACAGAACTGGGGCGGATGGAATACGAGCTATGCATTGACTGGCACCCCCGGGACTTCATGGTCGTTGGCTGCAGGGGGGAGCGATGCAAGCAGCTACTGGCTTGAAACCGCAACAGTGAGCACCTCAGGGAACGCACTTTCAGGGACATCTGATCTCACATATTTATCGACAACCAAACTGGGGGAAGGGGTATCGGGGAGCCTTACAGGTACAACAATCGGCTCTCCCTGGAACGCAACGATAGACGGAACCGGCAAGTATACAGAGAGCGATCTTACTTTCGTGAATACCCTCTCTGCAGACCTTGCCTACTTCAATGGGACCATCTCTTCGAATGACGGCAGCGTTGGCTCCGCCTACATGGGGGGAACATCGTCTATTTGGACAGCCACTCAGGCAAGCCCCTCTTCGGTCACTGCAATAGGGCAGTACACTGCCGGCACAAACCCGGTACACGTCTGGGACAGCGATATGAAAAGCTACAACTATACGAACAGCACAAACACCACTTACGACGGAGGGGCATACTGGGGGTATATAAAAGGAACAGAGAGCAGTAACAGCCTTGAAGGAAAACTTGCAGCGATCTATATCGACCCGTCAGGTAAAGCCGGTTACCTAACGGGGAGCCTTGCCGGCACGGGGTACGACGGCGACGTCAAGATGTTCAAGATGACGGGGAGTCTCTACCCGACACAGATGGCCACGGCTGCGGAAATTGGCGGCATACTCCCTTCTGCTCTCAGCGCTAATGTCTCTCAAACAACATATAGCCCCGATGTGATAGTGGGTTTTTCAGGGGGGTTTACCGGTGCCGGAGGCGGTACAATAAACATCGGGACCGTACGTGACGGCGGTAATGTGTATACGGCGGGCATCACAGGTCAGGACTGGGGTGTATGGAAATCATATATAGGCAGTACTTATGCCGGGACAATCTCCGACACATGGCAGATGTCAATGGATTTTGCCCTCCCCGTCACCCCTTCCTGGACAAGTATTATCGGCACAGAGATTGCCGGGTCAAAATGGTCGGACGGCAAGATTGCCGGTCTCGCAGCAGGGTATGGCGCGGATATTCAGGCAACACCAAAGACATGGATAAGCGCAGGCGAGACATTGGGCACATTTAAACCGGCCAATTTTACATTACAGATTAGCAGCGTCGGTCCATGGATCGAGACAACTAAGTTTCTGGCTATGCAGGGTGGCGCGACGACAGATGCTGGCGCTAATGCTGCACTGAAGGCATTGAACATTCCCTGTGTCCAGGTGGGAAGCGCGAACCTGACCGGTTCAGCCACGTATGCTACTGGTGCGGAGACAATGTATGTCACAATGAACAATACGAGGTTCTTCGCAACCACCTCAGGAGGGCCCGCAAAGATCTGGGCATCAGAAAGCGCCGGAGGATCGTATACCGGCGTGGGTTATGGCCCGCCGCCGTCCGGCACTTCTGCAACTTTAAGTAGCGGCACCGGATTAGGCGCCACATTTACCGTTACGACATTTGATACAGGAACAAGCAAGTGGCTTGCTACAGTCACAAACGGGACCATAGCAAGTGGTTACGGTGGTTCCACGACCTTCAGGGGCGCCGCCGCTGGGACCATCAACACAGGGGCAAAAACCTTCTCAGGTACCGCCGCAGGTGTGGCAAAATAACCCTCCACATATCATTCCGGGCCCTGCTTTGTGCTCTTCTCTGTCACTGCGAGCGAGCTGGTGAATGTCAGTTTTATAGTAATTTCATATGTTACGGATTAACAATAACCTTAAAAATCCGGGTTTGTACCGGTTTGACATTTTTTTCCCAGGGGCGTGCGTATTTAAGGGATATTGTGGTTTCACCTTCTGATGTGGCAAAAAAATTCCAGACCTCCACTCCGCCGCAACCAACAAGTCCATCCTTGCATTTGCTTGTATATTCAGCGTCCTGCAACTCAAGGATATCGTCATTAACCGGTTTTAGAAGCTCCCATTTGTAACCGGTGGTGGGGTTGGAGGGCAGGACAATGGAGAATTCGTCGCCCACCTGCACTTCAACCGGTATATTGGGATTATTGTAAATGTTTTTCGTATTATCAAGGCTGAATCCGGTTACCGGGAGAAGCATTAGCAGTATGAGAATGAGGACTTTTTTCATGAAAAGGTACCCTCCGGCGCCAAAAGTCTGGCTGGTGTTACAACTCGTTGATTGCCAACGTATCATATATTGGTGTAAAATAAAAATGCCGAAGACGGGACTTGAACCCACACAGACAGATTGCCTACTAGACCCTGAATCTAGCGCGTCTACCAATTCCGCCACTTCGGCATTATAGTAATGCTTAAACTTATATAAGTTGGGATGCCTATGTCAAGAGGTGAATATGAAAATTTATGAATTTCTGAACCACGTTGAAAAATTTCCAAATCCTGTACTGACTATCGGTAACTATGACGGGATACATATAGGGCACAAAAAAATAATTGAAAGGGTTAAAGAGGAGGCGCGCTTGATTAACGGAACGCCCATGCTTATGACCTTTTATCCCCACCCGGTAAGTGTCGTAAGGCCTGATAAAATCCTGTGCCTCATAACACCCCTTAATGTGAGGAAAAGGCTCATTGAAGAAAACGGTATTGACGTGCTTCTTGTTTTACCCTTTAACGAGGAATTCAGGCTCCTGACCCCTCAGGAATTTGTTGAAAATATCCTTGTGAACAAACTGGGGATTAAAGGGCTGATCGTTGGATACGATTTCAAGTTCGGGCGAGGAGGGAAGGGCGATACGGAATTATTAAAGCAATTATCCGGAACGTATGGTTTTTTCTTCGAGGTGGTGGAGGCCATTACGCTGGATGGCGAAAAGATAGGGAGTAACAGGATACGGAAACTCATCATGGAAGGCGATGTGAAAAAGGCTGAACGATTTCTGGGGAGACCGCACATGATAGAAGGCAAGGTAGCGCACGGTGACGGAAGGGGGAAGGGGATCGGTTTCCCCACCATCAATCTGAAAACGGATTATGAGCTTATTCCTAAAGACGGGGTGTATATAAGCGAAGTCGAAATAAATGGGAAGATGCTTCCATCTGTCACGAATATAGGATATAATCCTACCTTCGACGTCAAAAAGCTTTCCGTTGAGACCCATATTTTAGACTATTCCGGGGACCTGTACGGCGCGGATTTGACCCTTTATTTCCATGAAAGAATACGGGGTGAGATTAAGTTTGACGGAGTTGAAGCATTAAAAAGTCAAATTGACATGGATATAAAAATCGCAAAAGAATATTTTCATAAAAAATAATAAAACAAACAGGAGGCAGTTACATGGGTTTAAGGTATGAAGAGGTGAACGAAGAGGTCATGTCAGTGCTGAAAGAGGTAAAATCGGAATACTTTCCTGAATTGAAAAATGCAAAAATCAAGGTACTTTTTGACATAAAGAAAAGGAAAGTGGGGGGTATGGTTATCCTTGCCCGTATCATGAAAACGAATGACCTGTTGAGGCACCTTACGATAGATGAGGCTGATGCTATGGAAGGATACGATTATATCATAACCCTGGACAAAACATGCTGGGACAGTGTTATACGGGATGACAAGATCAGGATTGTCAGGCACGAATTGAGACATGCCTGCTTTGATATCGAATCCGAGGATAATCCATATAAGCTCCAGGATCACAGCATCTCTGATTTTTACGAAGAGGTCGAGTACAACAATGATGATCCGCGCTGGAGGGAAAGACTTGCCACCGTTGTGGAAGATATTTACGAACAGAAGAAAGAGGCGCGTCAGGACAGCAAAAAGAAGAAAGAGAGAGGATAGTAAAAAGAACGTAGAGCCGATAAAGGCAGTGAATAGTAGATAGTAGATAGTTAAAAAGACATAAAATATGAAATGCTGTGAATGGTAAACAGTTTTTTGACTAACGACTGTTCACTGAAGTATTCAGTGTCATTGCAGGACCCCTTTTGCTTTTCCAGGAGGAACGTCAAACGGTTTCCTGCTTTTTAAAGGATGTTCCCTTATTCCAAACAGAGATAAATGATGTTGTTTTCTCAGCAATTATGATAAAGGATGAGCACGCTGAATTTTTTATTTACATTATTTACAATGGAGGCAAAAATTTTGTATGGAACCGGTGGGTACGTTGAAGTGTGGGCAACTTCCTGAAATCCTCAGTTGGTACATTACTCCCTTCATGCTATCTTTCAAACGGAAAGCGTGATTATGAGGGCGGAAAATAGTATTAAAGGGGGCTTTTGGCTCCCTTTTTTCATATGCGCCGTTCTTCCTGGTACCACGGGAATACCAGGTCTTTAAAACACGGGCATATTGGTGCAACCATTCTGCCGGTGTCTTTGATATGCCTGTGATCCCGCAGCAACCGGCATAACCATTTTAAGTCCTTCCAGAATGTCCTACAATGCATATTAGAAACAAAAAGATCAACAGCCCTGCGAAGCTCGGTTTCCAAGAACGCCGTGAGGCGACATTTAGGGCAATGGGTATATGGAAATCCTGAACTTAAATCACCCCTATACCAACCCCTACTACGACCTTGGATGCATATCCTGCCTCGGTCATGTTCATGGATTCGTCCTGAACATCCACTTCTATTCTGATTGCCATCTGTTTCAACTGTTCAGCCATTTTTATTCCCGCGTTAAATGGGTCTTTTGCGTTGAGAATACGGTCTTTAACGGCCTTCTCCAGATTCTCCATGGCCTGCTTAAAAGCCTTTTCGTGCTTGTCGGGAAGAGTTTTTTTGCCTGATTTGGACACTTTTGTTGTCTTTTTGGCTTTCATAAAGACCCTCCTTTTTGATTAAAAAAACATAATAATAATAACGCCTGAAACTGAATAAAAATACAGAGGTTAATGCCATATTTTCATTATAGTTTAATTATGCATTTAGTCAAGCAATTTATAAGCGGGGCTTTTGGTGGGGTAATTATTACTTTATATTTATCCTCTTATAACTTAAATAACCTCAGTCCTTATAAATTATGGATATTATCGCCGGTCAGATTGCTTCTTCCTGTACTCGTGTCTTGGTCTTCGGTGTTTCATGTGGTCGATTTCAAATCGTAATTTGCTTAACTCGCAAAATATTTTTGCTTGAAAATTATTTATAATAGGAGGAAAATAAATAAGAGAGCGGCGTGATTAAGGCAGACGCACATCGATGGATATGAAGTTTATGGCCAAATTTAGTGGAGCAGTGGATTGACCGAACAGACACATACGGACAATAAATTAATCTGGGGACACAGGGTATGGGTAAAGTTTTTTGTGTTATTGATAGGCACAGGAGGCAACGATGGAGTCAATAGAAGTCGATGGTGACGTGCTGGCTTTTCTTCGGAGGTTCGGGCATCTATCCCCGAATAAGACGCTAAGGCTTGTTTTAGGTATCGATCGAGACTTTGCAAACGAAGAACACTCTGACAAACAGTTTCTGCAGCCGGTGTTGGATATACTACGGGGGGCAGGGGGTCGGATGAAAGTTGCCGAGTTGTACGAACGGATTGAGACGCGTGGCATCCTAAAGGCTGGCGACTATCGTGGCGCAGAGTACGTCTGGCAGAACCGTATGCGCTACTTGGCTGACTCCCTTCGGCGTGAGGGTGTTCTTCGGAGAGACAGTGACCGCGGTGTGTGGGAATTAGCTTAGTAAGCCATACGACCGAAAGAAATGACTAATAATCCATCAATTATTCGTAGCTTCGGCTGGGTTCTATCATTGTTAATCTCAATTTCAACCAGAAATAATTCTGGTTACAAATAGAATAAAGTATCGATAAGTAGGTGCTATACGTAACATATCTTGCTTTCTCTCTTAATATTAGTTACTTACACCCTGTTTTCCCTTATCCACTTTTTATTATATTGCGGCGCCTGCCGGAGGCAGTGACGGAAACGGTTTCCGTCACTGCTGAAATCTCTGTAAAGTCAATACGGACGGTGTTTAACACGGTTTCACTTTTAAAACTATTTTCTGAGGAACCGGAACTCTCCGCAACAGTTGCGGAGATTCTTATAATCGTCAGAAAGTCAATGAAGACGCTGTGAATCCCATTCCTGGAGATCGCCACGGGCTAAAGTCCTCGCAATGACAGATAAGGAAAAAGTCGCTCGCGATGACAGGCAGGGGAGAGACTACCACCTGTCTGTCGCAAACCTTGATTACCCTGATCTTATGAAGGCAGTGGATGGTTGATAGTGGATGCTTAACGGCCTGTTGCCCAAATAAGCATACAACCAATAATGTTGGAATGTGAGCAGGAATAGCTTTGCAGCTCCTTCGTCGCCGGAACCCGTTTCCCGATTCGCGACTTCGAGCATGCCTTGGGTACCCTGCCGGTGAGCAGAAATGTGCCCGCGGCCAGTGCCGCGTCTGGGACGGCCTGATTTGTTCGAAGCCCAGCGGCAAGTTAGAAGGCCGAATGGATGCGAGCCATTGCAAGGGTAAGGAAGCGCAGGGAGCAGCGAGGGAAACAGCGTTCCTGCGAAAGTAATATTTGGGCAACAGGTATCGCTATTTAAAAGCAGGGTCTCTGTACACGATCTTCCCATCCACTATGGTGAGCAGATTTTTTCCCTTCAAATTCCATCCATGGAAGGGGGTGTTTTTCCCTTTTGATGCGAAAGTGTTTCTGTCAACCGTCCATTCAAGGTCAGGGTTAAAAATAATGATGTCGGCAGGGCTCCCTGGTGTTAGTTCACCATGGGGGAGTTTCAATAATTTTGCCGGATTTTCTGTGAATTTCTTAAGAAGCGTCTTCATAGAGAGGACACCTTCGTGGACGAGGGCAAGGGAAAGGCCGAAGGCGGTCTCCAACCCGGAAATCCCTGAGGTGGCAATATTAAACTCCACATCTTTTGAGGTAACATCGTGGGGTGCATGGTCTGTGGCGATAATGTCGATCGTTTCATTCCTGAGACCCTCTTTCATGGCATCCACATCTTCTTTTGATCTGAGCGGGGGGTTTACCTTTGTGTTTGTATCGAAGGATAGCGTTGCTTTATCTGTTAACGTAAAATAGTGGGGACATGTATCACAGGTGATTTGGTTATACCTTCTCTTCATCTCCCCGATAGCATCCACACTGCCTCCTGATGAGATATGCGTGAGATGGAGCGGAGAATTTACATATTGTGCTATGGCCATGTCCCTTTTGACTATAATCTCTTCTGCAATAGCAGGAACCGCATCGAGACCGGACATAACCGATGCCTTACCCTCGTGGACAAACCCCTTCGAGAGGTCTTCGTCCTCGCAGTGCGATATGACGGGTATATGAAAAAGTTTTGCATATTCGAGGGCTTTTCGCAGGGTTTCGGAATTCTTTACAGATTTGCCGTCATCTGATATGGCTACAATGCCTGCGGCATACATTTCGCCAATCTCTGCAAGTTCTTCACCCTTTAAGTTCCTGGTGATTGCACCGCAGGGGAAGACCCGGCATACCCCTTCTACCTTTGCCTGTTTTATAATGAATTCTGTAACGCTTTTATTGTCATTTACAGGGTCTGTATTGGCCATACAGACTACTGATGTAAAGCCGCCCTTAACGGCTGCCATCGTGCCCGTTCTGATCGATTCTTTATATTCGTATCCGGGTTCCCTCAGATGGACATGCATATCAATGAGCCCGGGCGCCACAATAAGGCCTGAAGCGTCGATTACATGAACATTATCGACCTTTTCGCGGATATTTTTGTCAATCTTTTCAATGATACCGCCATTGATGAATATATCAAGGATTTCATCCCTGCCGTTTTTGGGATCAATAACCCTTCCTTTTTTGATGAGGATTTTCACGCCTCCCTCCCGGTGAGGAGATAGAGGATGGCCATTCTCACAGCAACACCATTTTCGACCTGGTCGAGTATCACCGAATATGGGCCATCAGCCACTTCGTCTGTAATTTCCACACCTCTGTTCATGGGGCCCGGATGCATGATGATTACATCCTTTTTTGCCTTTTTGAGATGCTCTGCCTTCAGCCCATAAATGATTGAATATTCTTTAACAGAGGGTATGTATGAAATGCCGCCCCGCTCTTTTTGTATTCTTAGCATCATGATTACGTCGGCGTCTTTTACCGCCCTGTTCATATCGTACTCCACATGGACGCCCAGACTTTCAATGTCGGGCGGGATCATAGTGGGTGGGCCCGAGCATGTGATGCGGGTATTAAAGTGTCTTAATGCAAATATGTTGGACCGTGCTACCCTGCTGTGGGCAATGTCCCCTACGATCGTTATGTTAAGTCCGTCAATTCTGTCTTTTTTCTCTCTCATGGTAAAAAGGTCAAGGAGGGCCTGGGTCGGATGCTCGTGTGCGCCGTCTCCGGCATTTATCACAGAAGAGTCCACAATCCTGGATAACATATGCGGGGCGCCTGGCATGTTGTGTCTGATAACGATGACATCAGGCCTCATGGATTCGAGGTTCCTTGCCGTGTCTTTGAGGGTTTCGCCTTTGACATGACTGCTTGTGTTTGCAGAGATATTGATGGTGTCCGCACTTAAGCGTTTTGCCGCTATTTCAAAGGATGTCCGTGTCCTTGTGCTCGGCTCGTAAAAGAGGGTTATGACTGTTTTGCCGCGGAGGGTGGGAACCTTTTTTACTTCCCTTCTTGATATATCTTTAAAAGAATCTGCCGAATCGAGGATGAGAAGGATCTCCTCCTTAGAAAGCTCTCTGATGCCAAGGAGGTCTTTTTTACTCCACTTCATTATGTTCTCACAACGATGACTTCATCCTTGCCATCGATTTCGCGAAGCCGCACAAGCACTTCTTCCTCCGGACTGCCATTGTAAAAGATGCCGGCATAATCGGGATGCATCGGGAGTTCCCTGTCGCCCCTGTCTACAAGAACAGCTAATTGTATCTTCCTTGGTCTGCCGAGGTCCATAATGGCATCGATTGCCGCCCTCGTAGTCCTGCCGGTATGCATCACATCGTCAATTAAAATGATGGTCATGTTGTTCAGATCGAAGGGTATGTCTGTTTTTTTAACTTCCGGTAATTTTAACTTGAATATGTCATCTCTGTACATGGTGATGTCGAGGATACCGAGGGGGAGTTCAATCTCTTCAACGGCTTTTATCTTGTCGTTAATCCTTTTTGCTAAATAGATCCCCCGTGTTCTGATGCCTATAAGACACAGGTCTTTGTAACCTTTATTTTTTTCGAGGATTTCGTGGGTAATTCTTGTTATTGTTCTGTCAACGGCCTTTTTATCGAGGAGGGATACCGTTTTTTTCCCCATCAATCATCCATATAGATGGCTTTCCCTGGACACTGTTCTACGCAGGATGTGCATTCAATACAATCTTCAGGGGTCAGCACTATAATTTCACCATTT
It encodes the following:
- a CDS encoding Ig-like domain-containing protein, yielding HLIISLAIISLVFLSFAGLSHAVLAGKISILEGRVDVLKPGKSVVSMVKAGDPVDIGDIYRAKSNGRAEITFLNNNILKIAPTTRVEIQEAMFEGDKTSNVVKLHRGRVQAISSEEFIKKVSAFAEGNKFEVHTPNAVAGIRGSNMVVSFMRAITSTLFIAGRGYQFNPSDPQRRVATITGGNISFVATTTTSSGAGSGTSTGTGSGTGSGTGSGTSTGTTTAGTSAAGSFDIAAVITPPAPAPPPPPPPPPPPPPPPPPPPPEPSDVKAPTMTITQNPASSTNSTTANFSFEANETVTFEYKLDSGIWMAIAGTGTQKPLALTSLLDGQHGIDVRAKDAAGNSSTISTYQWTIDTVSPTVSLTSKPAAQTNQSTASFGFSSSKTATFQYSLDGGSWVSITGSSLSLSSLSESNHQIDVKATDTLGNVSTATSYTWTTDYTSPVATIASNLATQKTNQSTVSFTFSSTKTATFQYSLDGGLSWVSITGSSLDLSGLSAGNHQVDIKATDTVGNVSSVANYAWQTDYTAPTVSITQVASPGGTTTGNMKVNFTSSKEATYSYKIDAGAWTSTDTPLNLTGLGTGSRTFYYKATDLFGNVSPENQLSFTLNRYSFTGTGNNVKGDGGGITGNATLEIAGINGQNWGGWNTSYALTGTPGTSWSLAAGGSDASSYWLETATVSTSGNALSGTSDLTYLSTTKLGEGVSGSLTGTTIGSPWNATIDGTGKYTESDLTFVNTLSADLAYFNGTISSNDGSVGSAYMGGTSSIWTATQASPSSVTAIGQYTAGTNPVHVWDSDMKSYNYTNSTNTTYDGGAYWGYIKGTESSNSLEGKLAAIYIDPSGKAGYLTGSLAGTGYDGDVKMFKMTGSLYPTQMATAAEIGGILPSALSANVSQTTYSPDVIVGFSGGFTGAGGGTINIGTVRDGGNVYTAGITGQDWGVWKSYIGSTYAGTISDTWQMSMDFALPVTPSWTSIIGTEIAGSKWSDGKIAGLAAGYGADIQATPKTWISAGETLGTFKPANFTLQISSVGPWIETTKFLAMQGGATTDAGANAALKALNIPCVQVGSANLTGSATYATGAETMYVTMNNTRFFATTSGGPAKIWASESAGGSYTGVGYGPPPSGTSATLSSGTGLGATFTVTTFDTGTSKWLATVTNGTIASGYGGSTTFRGAAAGTINTGAKTFSGTAAGVAK
- a CDS encoding protease inhibitor I42 family protein, which gives rise to MKKVLILILLMLLPVTGFSLDNTKNIYNNPNIPVEVQVGDEFSIVLPSNPTTGYKWELLKPVNDDILELQDAEYTSKCKDGLVGCGGVEVWNFFATSEGETTISLKYARPWEKNVKPVQTRIFKVIVNP
- a CDS encoding bifunctional riboflavin kinase/FAD synthetase, translated to MKIYEFLNHVEKFPNPVLTIGNYDGIHIGHKKIIERVKEEARLINGTPMLMTFYPHPVSVVRPDKILCLITPLNVRKRLIEENGIDVLLVLPFNEEFRLLTPQEFVENILVNKLGIKGLIVGYDFKFGRGGKGDTELLKQLSGTYGFFFEVVEAITLDGEKIGSNRIRKLIMEGDVKKAERFLGRPHMIEGKVAHGDGRGKGIGFPTINLKTDYELIPKDGVYISEVEINGKMLPSVTNIGYNPTFDVKKLSVETHILDYSGDLYGADLTLYFHERIRGEIKFDGVEALKSQIDMDIKIAKEYFHKK
- a CDS encoding putative metallopeptidase → MGLRYEEVNEEVMSVLKEVKSEYFPELKNAKIKVLFDIKKRKVGGMVILARIMKTNDLLRHLTIDEADAMEGYDYIITLDKTCWDSVIRDDKIRIVRHELRHACFDIESEDNPYKLQDHSISDFYEEVEYNNDDPRWRERLATVVEDIYEQKKEARQDSKKKKERG
- a CDS encoding dihydroorotase; protein product: MKILIKKGRVIDPKNGRDEILDIFINGGIIEKIDKNIREKVDNVHVIDASGLIVAPGLIDMHVHLREPGYEYKESIRTGTMAAVKGGFTSVVCMANTDPVNDNKSVTEFIIKQAKVEGVCRVFPCGAITRNLKGEELAEIGEMYAAGIVAISDDGKSVKNSETLRKALEYAKLFHIPVISHCEDEDLSKGFVHEGKASVMSGLDAVPAIAEEIIVKRDMAIAQYVNSPLHLTHISSGGSVDAIGEMKRRYNQITCDTCPHYFTLTDKATLSFDTNTKVNPPLRSKEDVDAMKEGLRNETIDIIATDHAPHDVTSKDVEFNIATSGISGLETAFGLSLALVHEGVLSMKTLLKKFTENPAKLLKLPHGELTPGSPADIIIFNPDLEWTVDRNTFASKGKNTPFHGWNLKGKNLLTIVDGKIVYRDPAFK
- a CDS encoding aspartate carbamoyltransferase catalytic subunit, whose protein sequence is MKWSKKDLLGIRELSKEEILLILDSADSFKDISRREVKKVPTLRGKTVITLFYEPSTRTRTSFEIAAKRLSADTINISANTSSHVKGETLKDTARNLESMRPDVIVIRHNMPGAPHMLSRIVDSSVINAGDGAHEHPTQALLDLFTMREKKDRIDGLNITIVGDIAHSRVARSNIFALRHFNTRITCSGPPTMIPPDIESLGVHVEYDMNRAVKDADVIMMLRIQKERGGISYIPSVKEYSIIYGLKAEHLKKAKKDVIIMHPGPMNRGVEITDEVADGPYSVILDQVENGVAVRMAILYLLTGREA
- the pyrR gene encoding bifunctional pyr operon transcriptional regulator/uracil phosphoribosyltransferase PyrR, translated to MGKKTVSLLDKKAVDRTITRITHEILEKNKGYKDLCLIGIRTRGIYLAKRINDKIKAVEEIELPLGILDITMYRDDIFKLKLPEVKKTDIPFDLNNMTIILIDDVMHTGRTTRAAIDAIMDLGRPRKIQLAVLVDRGDRELPMHPDYAGIFYNGSPEEEVLVRLREIDGKDEVIVVRT
- a CDS encoding 4Fe-4S binding protein, producing the protein MRPYIEEHSCDRCGECVDICPYDVFSRENGEIIVLTPEDCIECTSCVEQCPGKAIYMDD